The Vibrio orientalis CIP 102891 = ATCC 33934 genome segment ACTTGCTTTATACCAGTGATGCGATGCAAGCTCAGTTGAAAGGGACTAGCCTGCTAACGGATGGAATGAGCGAGCAGGTACAGCAAGTGTCAAACGCTTTGACTCAACTGAATCAAGCGTTCCACTCTGCGTCAGAACAATCAAACGTAATAGAGACTCAAGAAACGCTCGAAAAGATCGCTGTAGTGGGTAACCTCTACTACTCTTTGGCCTATTCAGCTGCTCAGCTTTCGTTGATAACAAAACAATTGAACCATAACGATCATAAAGTTATCTGTGCCCCGCAAAGAGACACCACCCGATTTAAATATTTAAACAATGTCTTCGAGCAGCAGTACATCGGCAAAGTGCAACCCTATTTAGCAACGCTAGACAGCTACTATCAGCAGCTATCATTCAATCTTACTCTCTTCGCACCTCAGCCAAAACTGCACCCTTTTATCTACCCACTAGAGCAGAGCCATAATGCATTTCGCAAAGCCACGCTCGAACACATCCAATATTGGCAAGGATTGTTTAAGCGTTGTGGCCGTAAGGTCGGCTAAGAAGCTTTCTTTCGGCTCGAAGATGGCGTTTTCTTACGATATCCGCCTTTCTTTTTCTTGAACGCCGGTCGTTCTACTTTTGGTAAATGGCGCAAGGACTCTGGTACATCGCCGACTTTCACTTGACCCATCAAATTATCTATCCGAGTTTGCAACGCATGCATAAACGGGCCATAAGCTTGATTACGCTCTGCCATCCCTTGCAACTGATGCTCCCAGTGAGCGGTCATATCTGGGTAAGTTGAGTCAGATGGTAACGCGTGAATAAGACCTCTCCCGGCGGGTTTACTTAAGATAGATTTGCCTTGGCGCTGAAGTAATTGGCGTTTAAATAAGGTATCAAGAATGCCTGCTCTGGTTGCTTCTGTGCCGAGACCATCGGTCTCTTTTAAGATCTTTTTCAGTTCTTTATCTTCAACGAATCGTGCAATACCCGTCATGGCTTGCAAAAGTGTTGCTTCGGTGAAATGTTTCGGAGGTTCGGTTTTACGATCCTTAATTTCACCTTCACGACAGGTCAGAACGCTTCCTTCAGGCAATGGCGGTACCGAATCAACCCCTGAGTCTTCTTCATCCACTTTCCCCATCAACTCCTTCCACCCCGCAGAAACAAGTTGGCGCCCTTTAGCGATAAAAGTGCCGCCGGCGATATCAAACACCAGCTTAGCTTCTGCATAAACCGCCGCTGGGTAGAACTGCATTAGGTATTGGCGAGCAATCTGTTGATAGATTTTCATCTCATTACCCGACAACCCATTTACCGATGCTTTTTTAGGCGTTGGGATGATCGCATGGTGAGCATCGACTTTTTTGTCATTCCATGCTTTTGACTTCAAGCTTAAGTCAGCACCGTTAACCGCTTTACTTAGCTCATTGGCATTGTTCGCGATCGCGTCACAGACACTACCGGCTTGCGCAAAGTGCTCTTTCGGCAAGTAACGACTATCCGAACGTGGATAAGTGATCAGCTTATGTTTCTCATACAGAGATTGACAGGTATCTAGCACTTGTTGCGCGCTCAGACCGAAACGTTTTGCCGCATCAATCTGTAATGCCGAGAGTGAATACGGCAGCGGAGCAGATTGTTTAGTTTGCTTTTGCTCTGATTCAACCACCGTAGCTGGCTGATTGGCGATTCGATTGGCTACATTCTCTACCAGTTTACGATTGAGTACTCTGCCCTCTTCATCTTGATAAGGTTTACAAGCTTCACTCGGCTTCCAACGAGCACGAATATCAAAAGCACTGTTGCCATCTTGATAAGGGATCAACGCATGCAAGGTAAAGTAGTCTCGCGGGATAAAGTTCTCGATCTCTTCGTCACGCCTAACCACCAAGCCCAATACAGGCGTTTGCACTCGGCCAACCGACAATACCCCTTGATAGCCCGCTTTTTGCCCGAGTAAGGTATAAGCCCGCGACATGTTCATTCCATATAACCAGTCAGCACGAGAGCGAGCCAACGCCGACACAGACAAAGGGACAA includes the following:
- a CDS encoding DNA topoisomerase III, with amino-acid sequence MSRLFIAEKPSLGRAIAAALPGPKKNDQGFIRCGNGDVVTWCIGHLLEQVEPDVYDERYKKWNLADLPIVPQQWQLRPRKSASKQLTVVRKLLKESQQIIHAGDPDREGQLLVDEVLDYCKVSKTKKEAAQRLLISDLNLPAVKRALNQMRSNRDFVPLSVSALARSRADWLYGMNMSRAYTLLGQKAGYQGVLSVGRVQTPVLGLVVRRDEEIENFIPRDYFTLHALIPYQDGNSAFDIRARWKPSEACKPYQDEEGRVLNRKLVENVANRIANQPATVVESEQKQTKQSAPLPYSLSALQIDAAKRFGLSAQQVLDTCQSLYEKHKLITYPRSDSRYLPKEHFAQAGSVCDAIANNANELSKAVNGADLSLKSKAWNDKKVDAHHAIIPTPKKASVNGLSGNEMKIYQQIARQYLMQFYPAAVYAEAKLVFDIAGGTFIAKGRQLVSAGWKELMGKVDEEDSGVDSVPPLPEGSVLTCREGEIKDRKTEPPKHFTEATLLQAMTGIARFVEDKELKKILKETDGLGTEATRAGILDTLFKRQLLQRQGKSILSKPAGRGLIHALPSDSTYPDMTAHWEHQLQGMAERNQAYGPFMHALQTRIDNLMGQVKVGDVPESLRHLPKVERPAFKKKKGGYRKKTPSSSRKKAS
- a CDS encoding DUF3080 domain-containing protein codes for the protein MPIVRTILGLICVIQALTGCKSDSPSRFFATYSDRVTNVLDAADITQEISISQLPRKRELYLTIPPITLGLLDSYQLRQCGLFQLIAEKNSVLGKVADEFSNYDYQSALLKGLTRCIGDPNIDSQLKPTLTGIRKEKREQLDMHQWNLLYTSDAMQAQLKGTSLLTDGMSEQVQQVSNALTQLNQAFHSASEQSNVIETQETLEKIAVVGNLYYSLAYSAAQLSLITKQLNHNDHKVICAPQRDTTRFKYLNNVFEQQYIGKVQPYLATLDSYYQQLSFNLTLFAPQPKLHPFIYPLEQSHNAFRKATLEHIQYWQGLFKRCGRKVG